AATCAGTTTGCTCTCGACGGCGTACTCTTCGGGAACCACGGCGGTGATGCGCAGAAGCGGCGATCCGTGTTTCAAGGAATCCGCCTTTTCTGCAATCTCCTTCATGAGCGAAGCATACTGGATCCCTAATCCGATATCAAAATCAAGGACGTGCATGAAGGAGGAGCCATGAAAAGCCTCAAGGAGCGCCTGGTTGGTGGTGAAGATGGAGAACATAGGGATCGGCGAGATTCCAGAGAAGGCCTTGAATGTTCTGACGCAGTGGACGATCTCAACGAGGGAGGAGAAACGCGGAGTACGATTGGAACCGGAGAGGAGGCCCTGGAGAGCTTCCTTGAAGTAGAAGGCGGCGCGTTGGAGAGGCTTTGCACCCGCAGGGGATCGGAGGCGTTGATTGAGTCGCTCCAATATGACGTGAGCCACGTGGAGGTGGTTGGTGTCGAAGCAATCGGCAGCACGGATGAGCTCCTCTATGAAATCGAAGCCGGTGGCGGCAGAATTATTGGAGGTGTCGTGGAGGAGATGGTCGAGGGTGGCAGTGGCGTTGGCGTAGTTGTAGGACATGGTTTGGATGTCTGGGAATTCGGAGTGTGGGTCGAAGGAAGGAGAGAAGTCAGGGACATTAGGGAGGGTGGTCTTGAACAAGGGTGGGTTGGAGTCTTCATGGAATCCAAGGTCCTTCATGATGGAGTCCCAATCAAGATTGTGAAGCACATGGTCCTCCAGCTGGTCAAGACACTCTTGCTGTGTGTTGGGTGCAGTAGCCACCAGCGCAGCCACTGCCTTCTCAGGGGTGGGGCTTCTACACAGGTCCAGCACCGATGTGGGCTCGAGGCCGATTGTGCTTTCTACGGGTTTCGGGTTTGATGTCGTGTTATTGTTAACTCTCATCTCTGGCTAGGCACCACCTCCTTTGCTCAAAGTGGATCGCAGGAGAAGGGAAGGCTTTTTGTTTCTGATGATTGTCGCCCTTTTTATCTTTGCGTCTCTATGCGCGCCCTCGCTCTGTTGGTGGGGTTACTTCTCTAACTTATCTATCTATGCCAAATTATATATAACACTATAAGGTGCCCATTAATTTACTATTTAGTTTATTAGCTACGTAaacaattaaatatataatataataataacttaaattatatatattcaaagatattttaaaaaattttgcacCAATTTTCAATATTTCTAATATATATAGCTAACTATATACTCTCCTTATTAACGCCTATGCATTAGTGATTTGTGTGCTAATTAAGTATGCTTGACATGAGTTAGTTAAGTTGTTTCTTTTCCACCCCTTTTTTTATGGTCGCTTGTGAGACTTGAAGGTTAAGCCTTGTGGTGTTGCATGCCTTTTCTCtttgcttttcttgcttgaAAGCTCAAAAGCTTATTTCCTTCAATTTAAACAGCCCCCCggatatttaattttaaattgatcACATTGGAAATTCtggttaaaattaaaatgcCTAACTTCATGTCTTAAACAACTTGCCCTGAAAGAAGGAAAAAAGATAATGCTATTGCTTTGTTGCGTCAAAATTGTCATAGATATATAACTGCCATACCTGCGTTTTAGATTGAATGGCTTATATAACAAACTAATAATCCAAATTTCATCAGTAGAATCCCCATCCAACTCCCATCTCTGTCATAAAAATATTGTCGTCTAACCATAAACCCCTTTTAATTATAAACAATTTCTAATCACATGAGGAGGATATTACATTTAAATGAACAATGAAAGACGAGGGATCTATCAATGCCGGCGCCACACACTCAAAACTCTATCACATCTCTTTGTTATGAAACACTATTTCATAGttaaggaaaagtctagggccactaattttatcaaattctgAACATGTAAccaataaaaaaaggaaaaagtttGGTAACCAAACTTAGGGaaccaaaatcaaccaaaactttctatttttaactttatttaattagatgaactaaatttaattagtaTTCTTTCACGTGCCTAGCAATATTTATTGTGAACATTAATTATGTATATTAAATAGCATATTATAAATACATATCTTATCAATTTATATTCTTATTAaatgaatatatataatttatatttatggtttttaatttatattataataacaaaagtatattttttatttactatgTAACatctatatatttatacacttaatttttataattaatatatttttataattaatatatttttataattaatattatgcaattttaaactatattttattatatatttcaaattatttcATATATGCACTAATAAATTATGATgcatgttataattttttttgaagatATTATACATTTAAATTAAGTATAATACATGTCTTGAGgtgatttgaaattttttaaaaattaaaaatataagaatttgagatttttatttggaagaaaaaaattatagaattataaatgcatataataataataagagagaaatttttggaatttgattcacattaaatttagaattaacttttagtataattaaatgaggaaagataattaattatagaCAGAAATTAATtgtatcaattaaattaggagaGTAATTTACACTCTCTTATAAACGCAAATGTTATTAATcatatatctttatttattatctatAATATTTTGGCTACGTAGCATTACCCAGAAAGGAAAAGAAGTGAGTCATTAGATGAAATCTCATACCAATTTCACACTATTAAAAGCATTATTGATGGCTATTTAATGACTATAAATCACAAAAGTTATTACCCCTAACATTTctcaaattaaaattgtttatagGGTGAACAAAGGCAGACAAATGAGAATAGTTGGCATCAAGTAAAAATGATTATTGGATTTTATGGGATTTTGAATAGTTATGTGTGTGGCTAAATTGTAAGAAATTATTTGTGTTTATGTAAAATAGGTACTTTAGATATTAGCTGAATTTATTGACTTTCTTATATAGTTATAAGTTTATTTAAAGTTGTCTTTTGGATGATTAATATTCTTAATACaaatgttaaaataaaaaaatagctagaatttattttatttagtattcattaattgttgcaacaattaataaatattaaataagataagttATGGCTTTTTTGGCTGATTTTCTTTGGTTACTAAATATTTTcgcaaagaaaaatattaactaTGCATAAGCTACCTCGAatttttttctctctatttAAATCGAACTTGTAACACAACTGATAGGGAAATAAAAAAATCCTTTGCTATGGATTATGGAATGTGAAATGACATTACCTTCCCTCGTCATAACAAACGCGAAGGAAAATTGTTCGAAGTTATACAACatattccatttttttttttttttgcttaaaGTATCCcaaatatgatattttttttctaaggGTCAGATTAAAAGATTGCAAATTGGAATTgcaaaaatactttttttttttttttatacaaatgCACACTTTCAATTAAATACTCAGCTTCCACACGAGGAAAGAACGTTGTCAAGGATATATCACTAGTAGACGAAGTCCATTTAAAGACAAATGTTTAGCTAACATATACTGTAAGAATAAATATTAAAgttattaactaaaaaatataaaaaattatacaaaatttaaattgttaattatgtatttattaaaataaaatgcataaaacaTTCTGCTAATAGTAATATTTAGCTAAACcctaaaagataaaataagtaaatataaaaataaatggtTTAATAATTTGTTGTCTACTCAACAAAAGAATATgaccatttttttaaatattatctgaagaaattattttgaacaaatttatcataattgataattttattaattattttttaatattctttatttcatgttattttttaaataataatactaTACGAGTTAACTAAAAAACGCCTTAAGAGAATTggttaaaaatatgaaaatgaacttaaatatatttaatgtatagaaaacatgaaaatttttgCATGACTTATATTTATAAActctataattataatatttttaaaaagtgcCATGCATTAAGATATCCATTAGTAAAACTCAatattctatctaagttttgttttcctattttattaaaattattttggtaTAACTATATTATAACGTTTGCagtaattataatattttaaaaaatattattaaaattcaaataataatttttattgttaaataatattatttaaaaaattattaaaatataaaaatataactttaattttaaccaCACTTACATATTCATCTAGCTATCTAAATATATTCAGACTACAATCTACCATTTTATTACGATGAAGTAACCTCCAGGAAGAAGTGATGCTAAAGTGGAAGTATATAGGTGCATGTCAAAACATCTTTCTACCATGAAACGACAAGAGAGTCAAATAGCGGGCGATAAAGCCTAAAAGCAAGCAAGTTAAGTCGTCTCTTCTTTAAGGTGTGGTCCCACAGAAGTTCTAACTGGACCCCTAGACAACCCTAGCACCACCCATCTTTATTTATACCCTCgggaaaaaaagagaagaaaggaaaaaaaaagctTTGGGAAAGGTCCATCATTAACAACTTTGTAGAGGGGGCATGGTTTGCGGAAAGTTTTGGCAATGATGGGTCC
The genomic region above belongs to Arachis stenosperma cultivar V10309 chromosome 5, arast.V10309.gnm1.PFL2, whole genome shotgun sequence and contains:
- the LOC130978959 gene encoding scarecrow-like protein 15, producing MRVNNNTTSNPKPVESTIGLEPTSVLDLCRSPTPEKAVAALVATAPNTQQECLDQLEDHVLHNLDWDSIMKDLGFHEDSNPPLFKTTLPNVPDFSPSFDPHSEFPDIQTMSYNYANATATLDHLLHDTSNNSAATGFDFIEELIRAADCFDTNHLHVAHVILERLNQRLRSPAGAKPLQRAAFYFKEALQGLLSGSNRTPRFSSLVEIVHCVRTFKAFSGISPIPMFSIFTTNQALLEAFHGSSFMHVLDFDIGLGIQYASLMKEIAEKADSLKHGSPLLRITAVVPEEYAVESKLIRENLSQFAHELRIRVQVEFVPLCNFETLSFKAVKFVDGEKTAVLLSPAIFRRLGSAGSTAAFLADVRRVSPSVVVFVDGEGWTEAAAAASFRRGVVSSLEFYSMMLESLDASMVAGGEWVRRIEMLLLRPKILAAVEGAGRRVPPWREAFYGAGMRPVQLSQFADFQAECLLAKVQIRGFHVAKRQAELVLFWHERAMVATSAWRC